The nucleotide sequence GCATAGGATCGTGTCCTGAAGGTGCCATCAGCATCCAGAGCGGCGATGCGGTCATCGACCCAGGACTCTGCACAGGATGCGGGATATGCGTCAACTACTGCCCCAGGGGCGCGATCTACAAGACCTGGTACACATCCGCTCCGGATGAGGGAATGCCGGTGATCCATGCCCCCAGCCCGAACCCTACGGCGGGGTTGTTCACGGTTTCCGCACCGGAAGGCTGCCTGGTGGAAGTGGTGGACATGGCGGGCAGGCTCGTCGCATCGACGACCTCCCCCGGCGGTGAGGCATCGCTCGACATCACCGGGCAGGCCCCCGGCACCTACCGGGTCATCGCCGGCGGCGAACCCGCCGGCCCGGTGGTGCTGCTCGGGCGCTAGACCGTTCCGCTCCCAGAATGCAGCGATGGGTCTGAGGAGTCGGTGATGCTCACGGTTCTCTTCTCGCCCTGATCAGGGCGAGAACATCTCCCGCAGGACGGACAGCGCTCGATCGAGCACAGCCGGCGCGATAGACCCGACCCGCCTGACGAAACGATCCCGGTCGACTGTGCGGATCTGGTCGAGGACTATGGATCCGTCCCTGTCCTGGAAGCGGCAGGGGACTCTGAAGGGGTATGGATGACCCCCGGTCGTCAGGGGGGCCACGATATGCGTCCTGAGATGCGAGTTGAGCTCGTCGGGTGAGACGACCACGCAGGGCCGCATCTTCCTGATCTCCCCGCCGACAGTCGGATCGAGGTCTATCAGCAGCACGTCTCCGCGGCGGACCTCCGGAGCCTTCACCATTCCCACTCTGATTCGTCGAAGCGGGTCTGATGCTGATCCAGCAGGAGATCATCCCCTCCGTTCCGGTACAGGGCGGCTGAGGCATCGGCCCAGCCGGCCCGCGGCGCTTCGACGCGGGAGATGGTTATGGATCCCTCACGGATCTGAAGGTCGACCTCGTCGGAGATGCCCGCCTGCTCGATGAGTGGTTTGGGAAGCCTCAGACCCCTGGAATTGCCTATCCGGATTATGCGCGCCTTCATGCCGCCTCCCTGCTTCGTGATTACATTGTAGTCACATCGCAGGCTGTGGTCAAGTTACCTTTCTCGAGAGTCAGCCCGGCGACTGGCATTCACAGGATGGTCAGGCGGGTGGTCTGGCGGAGTCCGCGGGACGAGACCGCCTCGAGGAGGTATGTGCCCGCAGGCAGGGATAGGCTCCCCAGGGAGCGCTCGCCCGGCTCGAGCGACCGGCGGGCAACAACTCTTCCCGTGAGGTCATAGACCATGATGCTCAACGGCTCCCCGTCCATCCCGGGCCAGTACAGGACAAGCCCGGAATCGCCCGAAGGGTTCGGCGAAACGCGCAGGAGACCTGCCCCGCCTTCGGGCACGTCGGGATCCACACCGAGGAGCGATGTGGACAGGACATGGTGTCCCGGATCGAAAACCACGCTCTGGGGTTCGAATTCGAAGATGAACGTCTCCGTGTCCCCCTGCACGTCGTTCCACATCGTCACGAGCGAGTCGCCGCCGATCCCGTGCACCGAGAACTCCAGGGGCATCGTGAAGAACGTCCCTCCGCCCTGGGCCTGGTGGACCGAGATGTCGAGCTCCCACACCGACCCTGCCTGGGTGATCTCATAGTCGATGTCATAGACGGGATAGGCCACTCCGTAGACCCATTCGTCGAAGAACCACGAGAGATCGGACCCGTAGCTTTCCTCGAAGTGTCCCTCGAGGTCCAGGGTTGTCGCGAGCCCGAAGGCGTGATGGGCCCGGTATCCCGACAGGGATTCGTAGAAGCACTCGTCCCCCACCACGTTCCGGAGCATGTGCAGGACGCTCGCGCCCTTCTGGTAGGTCGTGTAGCCCCAGAGCTCCTCCGGTTCGCCGAGGGGGAACACCTCGCCGCTCTGCAGGTAGGGGACCATGATGTCCGACACCATGTACTCGTCATAGGCATCGGGGCCGTAGTACTCCGCCCAGAGCGCCTCGCAGTAGGTCGCGAACCCCTCGGACAGCCAGACGTCGTCCCAGTCGGACTCCGTCACGCAGTTGCCCCACCATGAGTGCCCCATCTCGTGTACCACGATCGGGTCGTTGTTCGTCTGCCCGTTTATCAGGGACTGGAGGTGGTAGACCTCCGAGGTGTGCTCCATGTCGCCCTTCGGGGTCTCGACATAGGAGAACTTGCAGTCCCACGGGTACGGGCCGAAGAGGCTCTGGAGCCTCGTCATCATCAGGTCGACGTTCTGGAAGCTGCCGAGGGCGTCAGGTACCTCGGACGGGTAGACATAGTAATGGATCCATGGGAGGGTCGAATCCGCCAGGTCGACGTATTCTGACGCCGAGACCGCCGCGAGGTAGGTCGACATCTCCTCGTCCAGAGCCCAGTGCCATGTCGCCTTCCCGCCCGCGTAGGAGACGCCGAGCAGGTTGCCGTTGGCCA is from Candidatus Fermentibacter sp. and encodes:
- a CDS encoding type II toxin-antitoxin system PemK/MazF family toxin, giving the protein MVKAPEVRRGDVLLIDLDPTVGGEIRKMRPCVVVSPDELNSHLRTHIVAPLTTGGHPYPFRVPCRFQDRDGSIVLDQIRTVDRDRFVRRVGSIAPAVLDRALSVLREMFSP
- a CDS encoding M1 family aminopeptidase, giving the protein MLIPLAILMVTIGSPDGGPGHRVAALTRHDGAFAGDAESPADQDVVRYEIDLEIIPSEEELDGSCRIWFTPGTTPLTDLLLELKSLAVQSVTGPSGALAFTHEGDTLLVDLGPTIYPGDTSWVEVAYSGQPWNEGPGKFGGFWFHPYVSYQMGVGVYTMPPSLGKCFFPCHDHPADKASFDFLVTVDDSVEVVANGNLLGVSYAGGKATWHWALDEEMSTYLAAVSASEYVDLADSTLPWIHYYVYPSEVPDALGSFQNVDLMMTRLQSLFGPYPWDCKFSYVETPKGDMEHTSEVYHLQSLINGQTNNDPIVVHEMGHSWWGNCVTESDWDDVWLSEGFATYCEALWAEYYGPDAYDEYMVSDIMVPYLQSGEVFPLGEPEELWGYTTYQKGASVLHMLRNVVGDECFYESLSGYRAHHAFGLATTLDLEGHFEESYGSDLSWFFDEWVYGVAYPVYDIDYEITQAGSVWELDISVHQAQGGGTFFTMPLEFSVHGIGGDSLVTMWNDVQGDTETFIFEFEPQSVVFDPGHHVLSTSLLGVDPDVPEGGAGLLRVSPNPSGDSGLVLYWPGMDGEPLSIMVYDLTGRVVARRSLEPGERSLGSLSLPAGTYLLEAVSSRGLRQTTRLTIL
- a CDS encoding AbrB/MazE/SpoVT family DNA-binding domain-containing protein, translated to MKARIIRIGNSRGLRLPKPLIEQAGISDEVDLQIREGSITISRVEAPRAGWADASAALYRNGGDDLLLDQHQTRFDESEWEW
- a CDS encoding 4Fe-4S binding protein; translation: MPVPLLAAIVSVLGWIYQVDPAICNGCGNCIGSCPEGAISIQSGDAVIDPGLCTGCGICVNYCPRGAIYKTWYTSAPDEGMPVIHAPSPNPTAGLFTVSAPEGCLVEVVDMAGRLVASTTSPGGEASLDITGQAPGTYRVIAGGEPAGPVVLLGR